One window of the Cryptomeria japonica chromosome 7, Sugi_1.0, whole genome shotgun sequence genome contains the following:
- the LOC131060172 gene encoding thioredoxin H-type isoform X1 translates to MGLCFSQESTVVKGSDSEEMASPHGNVHIITSKQEWEAKLFEATTNGKIVVVDFTAAWCGPCKMIAPFYTELSERYAQLLFLKVDVDEMADLTATWEVRAMPTFIFIKDGKQIDKLVGANRPELEKKVINYATTV, encoded by the exons ATGGGCCTTTGTTTCAGCCAAGAG AGTACGGTTGTCAAAGGCAGTGATAGTGAAGAGATGGCAAGTCCTCATGGAAATGTACATATTATCACTTCCAAACAAGAGTGGGAGGCAAAACTTTTTGAGGCAACGACGAATGGAAAGATT GTCGTGGTGGATTTTACTGCAGCATGGTGTGGCCCCTGCAAAATGATTGCTCCTTTTTATACCGAGCTTTCTGAGAGATATGCACAACTGCTGTTCCTGAAAGTGGACGTTGATGAAATGGCT GATCTTACTGCTACATGGGAAGTCCGAGCAATGCCAACTTTCATTTTCATAAAAGATGGGAAACAGATAGACAAGCTGGTGGGAGCAAACAGACCTGAACTGGAGAAGAAAGTTATAAATTATGCCACTACAGTTTAG
- the LOC131060172 gene encoding thioredoxin H-type isoform X2 has product MASPHGNVHIITSKQEWEAKLFEATTNGKIVVVDFTAAWCGPCKMIAPFYTELSERYAQLLFLKVDVDEMADLTATWEVRAMPTFIFIKDGKQIDKLVGANRPELEKKVINYATTV; this is encoded by the exons ATGGCAAGTCCTCATGGAAATGTACATATTATCACTTCCAAACAAGAGTGGGAGGCAAAACTTTTTGAGGCAACGACGAATGGAAAGATT GTCGTGGTGGATTTTACTGCAGCATGGTGTGGCCCCTGCAAAATGATTGCTCCTTTTTATACCGAGCTTTCTGAGAGATATGCACAACTGCTGTTCCTGAAAGTGGACGTTGATGAAATGGCT GATCTTACTGCTACATGGGAAGTCCGAGCAATGCCAACTTTCATTTTCATAAAAGATGGGAAACAGATAGACAAGCTGGTGGGAGCAAACAGACCTGAACTGGAGAAGAAAGTTATAAATTATGCCACTACAGTTTAG